The following coding sequences lie in one Vibrio casei genomic window:
- a CDS encoding carbon-nitrogen hydrolase family protein, producing MSRVGLIQMTSGADPDANLIYIEQQLEVMQKKGIDWVILPENAIIFGQRSDYHRYAEELNQGRLQSELAQLAIRFNVWLIVGSFPVKCEGEVKTTCLVFSAQGELWADYDKLHMFDVEVSDSHQRYRESDTFLSGNRIVVADTPFAQLGLSICYDVRFPELFSQLRQLGADVITVPAAFTYVTGQAHWEVLLRARAIETQCWIVAVGQTGTHPCGRQTWGNSMVIDPWGRIIDSLSETAGHLIVTIDTNINHEIREKMPVVQHARFSSQLKS from the coding sequence ATGTCGAGAGTTGGATTAATTCAAATGACGTCAGGGGCGGATCCTGATGCCAATTTAATTTATATCGAGCAACAACTTGAAGTGATGCAGAAAAAAGGCATCGATTGGGTCATTTTGCCTGAAAATGCGATTATTTTTGGTCAGCGTAGTGATTATCATCGTTATGCGGAAGAGCTCAATCAAGGTCGGCTGCAATCAGAGCTTGCTCAACTTGCTATTCGTTTTAATGTTTGGCTCATTGTTGGATCTTTTCCCGTCAAATGTGAGGGTGAGGTGAAAACCACTTGCTTGGTTTTTTCGGCTCAAGGTGAATTATGGGCTGACTACGATAAACTTCACATGTTTGATGTGGAAGTCAGTGATAGCCATCAACGTTATCGCGAATCGGATACGTTTTTATCTGGAAACCGTATCGTTGTGGCGGATACGCCTTTTGCTCAACTTGGACTTTCTATTTGTTATGACGTGCGCTTTCCTGAGCTTTTCTCCCAATTACGTCAATTGGGCGCTGATGTCATTACGGTTCCTGCTGCATTTACTTATGTCACGGGGCAGGCTCATTGGGAAGTTTTGTTGCGCGCTCGAGCTATAGAAACGCAATGCTGGATTGTAGCAGTGGGACAAACCGGTACCCATCCATGCGGTCGTCAAACTTGGGGAAATTCTATGGTTATTGACCCTTGGGGACGAATCATTGACAGTTTATCCGAGACAGCAGGGCACTTAATCGTTACCATTGATACTAATATTAACCACGAAATCCGAGAAAAAATGCCTGTTGTGCAACATGCTCGTTTTTCTAGTCAGTTAAAATCTTAA
- the hpf gene encoding ribosome hibernation promoting factor → MQINITGHHVDLTDALNEYVNTKFQKLERFFEHINNTHVVLRVEKLQQVAEATLHVNHGEIHASSQNENMYASIDDLVDKLARQLSKHKEKLSSH, encoded by the coding sequence ATGCAAATTAATATTACAGGGCATCATGTTGATCTAACCGATGCACTTAATGAGTATGTAAATACTAAATTTCAAAAGCTAGAACGTTTCTTTGAACACATCAACAACACGCACGTGGTACTACGCGTGGAAAAATTACAGCAAGTTGCGGAAGCAACATTGCATGTCAATCACGGGGAAATACATGCCTCCTCGCAAAATGAGAATATGTATGCTTCAATTGATGACCTGGTCGATAAGCTGGCCCGTCAATTAAGCAAACACAAAGAAAAATTAAGTAGCCATTAA
- the yjgA gene encoding ribosome biogenesis factor YjgA, which yields MARKNQKAPWEEEEEIIWVSKTEMKEDMDALQKLGEELVGLKSSALDKFPISDDLRQAIDNAQRFKNEAKRRQLQYIGKLMRHIDPEPIQAELDKLRNKHSQATAELHKLEQMRDRIIVDVDPAIEEVMTTYPDADRQRLRQLARQAQKEKGANKPPKASREIFQILKELKEQKESEEE from the coding sequence ATGGCTCGTAAAAATCAAAAAGCCCCTTGGGAAGAAGAAGAAGAGATCATCTGGGTAAGTAAAACTGAGATGAAAGAAGATATGGATGCCTTGCAAAAATTAGGCGAAGAATTAGTTGGTCTCAAATCATCAGCGCTCGATAAATTTCCAATCAGTGATGATTTACGCCAAGCTATCGATAACGCGCAACGTTTTAAAAATGAAGCCAAGCGTCGCCAACTTCAATATATCGGTAAATTGATGCGTCACATCGATCCTGAACCGATCCAAGCTGAACTCGACAAATTACGTAATAAGCACTCTCAAGCCACCGCTGAATTGCACAAACTTGAGCAAATGCGAGATCGTATCATTGTTGATGTGGATCCTGCGATTGAAGAAGTGATGACAACTTACCCAGACGCGGATCGTCAACGCTTACGCCAACTCGCTCGACAAGCTCAAAAAGAAAAAGGCGCGAATAAGCCACCAAAAGCATCGCGTGAAATTTTTCAAATATTAAAAGAGCTTAAAGAACAAAAAGAATCAGAAGAAGAGTAG
- the lptA gene encoding lipopolysaccharide transport periplasmic protein LptA, with translation MKLLHLSLFLCLLTPSASWALSSDTKQPVYIDSDQQTLDMKSNKVTFTGNVTLKQGSIRIIADELIVFRDAKTGELTELQGYGKPAHFTQKTDEGKTLKGQANTLVYNVKKDTLVMTTNAELHQDDSVIRGKVITYHISSQNLKADGGKGERVSTVIQPSQLEQK, from the coding sequence ATGAAACTCTTACACCTTAGTTTATTTCTTTGTTTACTTACACCTTCAGCATCTTGGGCATTATCGAGCGATACCAAGCAACCTGTTTATATCGACTCCGATCAACAAACCCTCGATATGAAAAGTAATAAGGTGACATTTACTGGTAATGTCACACTCAAACAAGGCAGCATCAGAATAATCGCTGATGAATTGATCGTGTTTCGTGATGCAAAAACAGGTGAGCTAACAGAGTTACAAGGTTATGGTAAACCAGCTCATTTCACACAAAAAACCGATGAAGGTAAAACCTTAAAAGGCCAAGCTAATACGCTAGTATATAATGTAAAAAAAGATACGTTAGTGATGACAACTAACGCAGAATTGCATCAAGACGACAGTGTGATTCGCGGCAAAGTCATTACTTACCATATATCTAGCCAGAATTTGAAAGCCGATGGTGGTAAAGGGGAGCGTGTCTCTACGGTTATCCAGCCTTCGCAATTGGAACAAAAATAA
- the rapZ gene encoding RNase adapter RapZ: MRIIVVSGQSGAGKSVALRVLEDLSYYCVDNLPVNLLDDFVSSVRSIRQNVAVSIDIRNLPQDPTAISTTLQNLKQNYDVNVLFLDADESTLLKRYSETRRLHPLSRSKDKLSLEQAIELEKNLLLNLKEEADLVLDSSNLSLHELSETVRIRVQGRESKDLVMVFESFGFKYGLPNDADYVFDVRFLPNPHWVPELRPLTGLDQPIVDFLDTQPEVIELNHSIQGFISKWLPLLEKNNRSYLTVAIGCTGGKHRSVYLTQKLGEYFKAEGHQVQIRHTSLEKNM, translated from the coding sequence ATGCGTATTATTGTGGTCAGCGGTCAATCTGGCGCAGGAAAAAGTGTTGCGCTTCGAGTATTAGAAGATCTCAGCTATTACTGTGTTGATAACCTACCCGTCAATTTATTGGATGACTTTGTCTCTTCCGTTCGTAGCATTAGACAAAATGTTGCGGTCAGTATTGATATACGGAACCTTCCGCAAGATCCGACTGCGATTTCAACCACACTGCAAAACTTGAAACAAAACTATGATGTCAATGTTCTGTTTTTAGATGCGGATGAGAGCACGTTACTTAAACGTTATAGTGAAACTCGACGCCTTCATCCTCTCTCGAGGTCAAAAGATAAACTGTCTCTTGAGCAAGCGATTGAACTTGAAAAAAACCTTCTATTAAACCTAAAAGAAGAAGCTGATTTAGTACTCGACAGTAGTAACTTATCTTTGCATGAATTAAGTGAAACGGTCCGGATTCGAGTACAAGGTAGAGAGTCAAAAGATTTAGTGATGGTATTTGAATCCTTTGGCTTTAAATATGGTCTACCTAATGATGCCGACTATGTGTTTGATGTACGCTTTTTACCCAATCCACATTGGGTACCAGAATTGCGCCCATTAACTGGCCTTGATCAACCGATTGTTGATTTTCTTGATACTCAGCCAGAGGTCATCGAACTTAATCACAGCATCCAAGGTTTTATTTCTAAATGGCTGCCTTTGCTTGAAAAGAATAACCGAAGCTATCTAACCGTTGCGATTGGTTGTACTGGTGGGAAGCATCGCTCAGTTTACTTAACTCAAAAACTTGGTGAATACTTCAAAGCAGAAGGCCATCAAGTCCAAATTCGACATACTAGCCTAGAGAAGAATATGTAA
- the tldD gene encoding metalloprotease TldD: protein MTLSTVEKDLLTASGLTDSDIQNTLASIATRHIDYADIYFQSSWHESLVLEDSIIKDGSFNIDRGVGIRAIAGEKTGFAYSDQIDINGLQQSAIAARGIAQQGQNATVKSFTRKVTPQTYQAINPLESLDKQQKIELLKQIDAYIRSKEPLIQEVSVSISGVYEQILVAATDGTYAGDIRPLVRLSISVLVQRGDRRERGSAGGGGRYGYQAFMQTLEDGKTQAIHFADEAIRQALVNLEADEAPAGTMPVVLGSGWPGVLLHEAVGHGLEGDFNRKESSVFSGKLGQKVTSDLCTIVDDGTLKDLRGSLNIDDEGVEGQYNTLIENGVLKGYMQDKHNAGLMGVAPTGNGRRESYAHLPMPRMTNTYMLPGEHMPEEIISTIKKGLYAPNFGGGQVDITSGKFVFSASEAYLIEDGKITRPVKGATLVGSGIEAMQQVSMVGNDLSIDKGVGVCGKAGQSVPVGVGQPTLKLDSITVGGTQ from the coding sequence ATGACACTTAGTACGGTAGAAAAAGACTTATTAACGGCATCGGGCCTAACCGATAGCGATATTCAAAATACCCTTGCGAGTATTGCCACCAGACATATTGATTATGCCGATATCTATTTTCAATCTAGCTGGCACGAGTCGTTAGTCTTAGAAGACAGTATTATTAAAGACGGTTCTTTTAATATTGATCGCGGTGTTGGGATCCGCGCGATTGCTGGTGAAAAAACTGGCTTTGCTTATTCCGATCAAATTGATATTAACGGTTTACAACAAAGTGCGATAGCGGCACGTGGGATTGCTCAACAAGGACAAAATGCCACAGTAAAATCGTTCACTCGTAAAGTCACCCCTCAGACTTACCAAGCGATCAATCCTTTAGAAAGCTTAGATAAGCAGCAAAAAATTGAACTGCTTAAACAAATTGATGCTTACATTCGTAGTAAAGAACCTTTAATTCAAGAAGTGTCCGTGAGTATTAGTGGCGTATATGAACAAATTCTTGTAGCAGCGACCGATGGTACTTATGCCGGAGATATACGCCCATTAGTTCGTTTATCTATAAGCGTCTTAGTGCAACGTGGCGATCGCCGGGAACGTGGCAGCGCGGGTGGTGGTGGCCGTTATGGCTATCAGGCCTTTATGCAAACGTTAGAGGATGGTAAAACTCAAGCTATCCACTTTGCCGATGAAGCGATTCGTCAAGCCCTTGTTAATTTGGAAGCCGATGAAGCACCAGCAGGCACCATGCCAGTGGTATTGGGTTCAGGTTGGCCAGGTGTATTACTGCATGAAGCGGTAGGGCATGGTTTGGAAGGGGACTTTAACCGTAAAGAGTCCTCTGTGTTCTCTGGCAAACTGGGTCAAAAAGTCACCTCGGATTTATGTACAATTGTTGATGATGGCACGTTAAAAGATCTACGTGGTTCATTAAATATTGATGATGAAGGTGTCGAAGGCCAATACAATACATTGATTGAAAATGGTGTATTAAAAGGGTATATGCAAGATAAGCATAATGCGGGTTTAATGGGCGTTGCGCCAACCGGTAATGGTCGCCGTGAGTCGTATGCTCATTTACCAATGCCACGCATGACCAACACGTATATGCTGCCTGGCGAACACATGCCTGAAGAAATCATTTCAACCATTAAGAAGGGCCTATACGCACCAAATTTTGGTGGTGGTCAGGTTGATATTACGTCGGGTAAATTTGTGTTCTCGGCATCAGAAGCTTATTTGATTGAAGATGGTAAAATTACCCGCCCAGTTAAAGGGGCGACGTTGGTTGGTTCTGGTATTGAAGCGATGCAGCAAGTTTCAATGGTCGGTAATGACTTATCGATTGATAAAGGTGTAGGTGTGTGTGGTAAAGCAGGGCAGAGCGTTCCTGTAGGCGTAGGCCAGCCAACGTTAAAGCTAGATTCAATTACGGTGGGTGGTACGCAGTAG
- the lptB gene encoding LPS export ABC transporter ATP-binding protein, which produces MATLKAEKLAKTYGTRKVVSDVGLEVKSGQIVGLLGPNGAGKTTSFYMIVGLVSRDEGTISIDDEDISILPMHQRSRMGIGYLPQEASIFRKLSVEDNIMAVLQTRDELTKADKQDRLEELLDEFHIQHIRKSNGMALSGGERRRVEIARALAANPKFILLDEPFAGVDPISVIDIKKIIEHLRDRGLGVLITDHNVRETLDVCEHAYIVSQGHLIANGTPEEVLNNEQVKKVYLGEQFRL; this is translated from the coding sequence ATGGCAACGCTAAAAGCTGAAAAACTAGCCAAAACGTATGGCACAAGAAAGGTAGTAAGCGATGTGGGCTTGGAAGTTAAATCAGGCCAAATTGTCGGCCTACTCGGCCCAAATGGCGCAGGAAAAACAACCTCATTTTACATGATAGTGGGCTTGGTCAGCCGTGATGAAGGCACTATTAGCATTGATGATGAAGATATTAGTATTCTTCCTATGCATCAACGTTCTCGTATGGGAATTGGGTACTTACCGCAAGAAGCCTCTATCTTTCGAAAGCTATCGGTAGAAGATAACATCATGGCCGTCCTGCAAACTCGTGATGAATTAACTAAAGCAGATAAACAAGATCGCCTAGAAGAACTGCTGGATGAGTTTCATATCCAACATATTCGGAAAAGCAACGGTATGGCGTTGTCGGGTGGTGAACGTCGACGTGTCGAAATTGCGAGAGCACTGGCGGCAAATCCAAAATTTATTTTGCTCGACGAACCATTTGCAGGGGTTGACCCAATTTCAGTTATCGACATCAAAAAAATTATAGAACATTTAAGAGACCGCGGTCTGGGTGTACTCATCACAGATCATAACGTACGTGAAACCTTGGATGTGTGTGAACATGCTTATATCGTAAGCCAAGGCCATTTAATTGCAAACGGAACACCTGAGGAAGTTCTCAATAATGAACAAGTCAAAAAAGTTTATTTAGGTGAGCAATTTCGCTTATAG
- a CDS encoding HPr family phosphocarrier protein → MTQCNQTILIQNRLGLHARAAIKLVELAQSFDAVVTISNGEKEVTADSVMGLLLLESSQGQHIDVSAQGAQAEQALFAICALIEQKFDEEE, encoded by the coding sequence ATGACTCAATGTAATCAAACCATTTTAATTCAAAATCGTTTAGGGTTACATGCTCGCGCAGCCATAAAGTTAGTTGAATTAGCTCAAAGTTTTGATGCCGTGGTAACCATCAGCAATGGTGAGAAAGAAGTAACAGCCGATAGTGTTATGGGTCTATTACTGCTTGAATCCTCTCAAGGCCAACATATTGATGTGAGTGCACAAGGTGCTCAGGCCGAACAAGCACTCTTTGCAATTTGTGCATTAATAGAACAAAAATTCGACGAAGAAGAATAA
- a CDS encoding RNA polymerase factor sigma-54, giving the protein MKSSLQLKFGQHLSMTPQLQQAIRLLQLSTLDLQQEIQEALDSNPLLELDESADETTAQESNGSPKLESEDSSLSDHSEQDITDSSEHIEQSTISDELSIDASWEDVYSANTGSTGISIDAELPIYQGETTQNLHDYLEWQLELTPFSETDKTIAHAILDALDQHGYLTESLEDIQLSMGNDEVELDEVEAVLKRIQHFDPLGVASRNLQECLLLQLAIYPDNTPWLSEAKTILQHHIDQLGNRDYKIICKETKLKEDELKQVLSLIQQLDPRPGNNVNVDDIEYVVPDVSVFKDKGKWTVAINPDSVPRLKVNQQYAALGKGNSADSQYIRSHVQEAKWLIKSLESRNETLLKVARCIVEHQQDFFEYGEEAMKPMVLNDIALDVDMHESTISRVTTQKFMHTPKGIFELKYFFSSHVNTDAGGECSSTAIRALIKKLVAAENSKKPLSDSKIAALLVEQGIQVARRTIAKYRESLGIAPSSQRKRLL; this is encoded by the coding sequence ATGAAGTCATCACTACAACTTAAATTTGGTCAACACCTTTCCATGACCCCTCAGCTGCAACAGGCTATTCGTCTTTTGCAGCTTTCTACCTTGGACTTACAACAAGAGATCCAAGAAGCACTCGACTCCAATCCACTACTAGAGCTCGATGAATCGGCCGATGAGACCACCGCGCAAGAAAGCAACGGATCGCCAAAGCTAGAATCAGAAGACTCGTCGCTATCTGATCACTCAGAACAAGATATCACGGACAGTTCAGAACACATTGAACAATCCACCATCAGTGATGAGCTCTCTATCGATGCTAGCTGGGAAGATGTATACAGCGCCAATACCGGTAGTACTGGTATTAGTATTGATGCAGAACTGCCTATCTATCAAGGTGAAACGACCCAAAACCTGCACGATTACCTTGAATGGCAACTTGAACTGACGCCATTTTCAGAAACAGACAAAACCATTGCCCACGCAATTTTAGACGCGCTTGATCAACATGGTTATTTAACAGAATCACTCGAAGACATTCAACTTAGCATGGGGAATGATGAGGTCGAGCTCGACGAAGTAGAAGCGGTATTAAAACGCATTCAGCACTTTGATCCGCTTGGGGTGGCTTCGCGAAACCTGCAAGAATGCCTGCTCTTACAATTAGCCATTTATCCTGACAATACGCCATGGCTGAGCGAAGCAAAAACCATTCTACAGCATCATATCGATCAACTTGGCAATCGTGATTACAAAATTATTTGTAAAGAAACCAAGCTTAAAGAAGATGAATTAAAACAAGTTTTATCTTTAATTCAACAACTTGATCCTCGTCCCGGTAACAATGTCAATGTTGATGATATTGAATATGTGGTACCAGACGTATCGGTATTTAAAGATAAAGGTAAATGGACAGTTGCCATAAATCCAGACAGTGTGCCACGCTTAAAAGTAAATCAACAATATGCAGCATTAGGGAAAGGAAACAGCGCAGATAGCCAATATATTCGTAGCCATGTTCAAGAAGCTAAATGGTTAATTAAAAGCCTAGAAAGCAGGAATGAGACCTTACTCAAAGTTGCTCGATGTATAGTTGAACATCAACAAGATTTCTTTGAATATGGTGAAGAAGCTATGAAACCTATGGTGTTAAATGATATTGCTCTAGATGTTGATATGCATGAATCAACCATTTCAAGAGTGACTACTCAAAAATTCATGCATACTCCAAAAGGCATTTTTGAGTTGAAATATTTCTTCTCAAGCCATGTAAATACCGATGCAGGTGGCGAATGCTCTTCCACCGCAATTCGAGCATTAATCAAAAAACTGGTGGCGGCTGAAAATAGCAAGAAACCACTCAGTGATAGTAAAATTGCAGCACTTTTAGTTGAACAAGGTATACAGGTCGCCAGACGCACGATAGCCAAATATCGTGAATCACTCGGCATCGCACCTTCGAGTCAACGTAAACGCCTACTTTAA
- the pmbA gene encoding metalloprotease PmbA, with amino-acid sequence MDAKQQIAQQKIELEAAVAKALETASVSADAVEVAITKTTGISVTTHDCEVENVEFNSDGALGITVYRGQCKGSASTSDLSDKAIQKAVAAALDIARYTSPDPYAGPAPKELMVKNIPDLDLFHPDEPNPDYASEMAVRAEQAALEYSDKIKQSDGASYDSHYGIKVYGNSHGLLVSNASSRHSLSCSVIGAGKAGEMERDYSYTVARHKDDLWTPERVGLEAAKKTIDRLDARQVKTGQFPVLFQADVATGLLGHLVMAISGGSLYRKSSFLLDRLNTQVLPNWFNVAEKPHVLRGLASGAFDSEGVFTKDAQIINDGVLSTYLLTSYAARKMGMTPTGHAGGIHNWFVESTGQNFSQLVKEMNTGLIVTELMGQGVNMVTGDYSRGAAGFWVENGVIQYPVSEITIAGNLETMFKNIVAVGDDVETRSQIQTGSILIESMKVAGE; translated from the coding sequence ATGGACGCAAAACAGCAAATTGCTCAGCAAAAAATCGAACTTGAAGCAGCCGTCGCCAAAGCTTTGGAGACCGCGAGTGTCAGTGCGGACGCTGTTGAAGTGGCAATCACGAAAACAACGGGCATCAGTGTAACCACACATGACTGCGAAGTTGAGAATGTTGAATTTAATAGTGATGGTGCTTTAGGTATTACAGTTTATCGTGGTCAGTGTAAGGGAAGTGCCTCAACCTCTGATTTGAGTGATAAGGCTATTCAAAAAGCGGTTGCAGCTGCATTGGATATTGCAAGATACACTTCTCCTGATCCATACGCTGGACCTGCTCCAAAAGAATTGATGGTGAAAAATATTCCAGATTTGGATCTATTTCATCCTGATGAGCCGAACCCCGATTATGCCTCTGAAATGGCCGTTCGTGCAGAACAAGCGGCGTTAGAATACAGTGATAAAATAAAGCAAAGTGATGGCGCAAGTTATGACAGCCATTATGGTATTAAAGTGTATGGTAATAGCCACGGTTTACTTGTGAGTAATGCTTCGAGCCGTCATAGCCTGAGTTGTAGCGTGATTGGTGCGGGTAAAGCGGGTGAGATGGAGCGTGATTACAGCTATACCGTTGCACGCCATAAAGATGACTTATGGACGCCTGAACGAGTTGGTCTGGAAGCGGCGAAGAAAACCATTGATCGCCTTGATGCCCGACAAGTGAAAACGGGGCAATTTCCGGTGTTATTTCAAGCAGACGTTGCGACGGGCTTACTTGGTCATTTAGTGATGGCCATTAGTGGTGGGAGTTTATACCGCAAGTCTTCATTTTTATTGGATCGTTTGAATACGCAAGTTTTACCGAATTGGTTTAATGTTGCCGAGAAGCCTCATGTGTTACGTGGCTTAGCTTCTGGTGCTTTTGACAGCGAAGGGGTATTTACTAAAGACGCTCAAATTATTAATGATGGTGTTTTGTCTACCTACCTGTTAACAAGCTATGCAGCACGTAAAATGGGCATGACACCCACTGGACATGCAGGTGGTATTCATAACTGGTTTGTTGAATCAACCGGACAAAATTTTTCCCAGTTAGTCAAAGAAATGAATACAGGTTTAATTGTGACTGAGTTAATGGGGCAAGGCGTGAATATGGTGACGGGTGACTATTCACGTGGTGCAGCCGGTTTTTGGGTTGAGAATGGCGTGATTCAATATCCAGTATCTGAAATTACGATTGCTGGAAATTTGGAAACTATGTTTAAAAATATTGTTGCAGTTGGTGATGATGTTGAAACTCGCTCACAGATCCAAACGGGTTCTATTTTAATTGAGTCGATGAAAGTGGCTGGTGAATAA
- the ptsN gene encoding PTS IIA-like nitrogen regulatory protein PtsN, with amino-acid sequence MYLNEVLSLDCTKTAVQCTSKKRALEIISEIAAQHSGINSNKLFECMLNREKVGTTGIGNGIAIPHGRMMDSDKAIAVLLQCEHPVDFDSIDSRPVDIMFALLVPDEQCKLHLKTLSLMAEKLNDKATLKQLRHATSDQELYDIMVNN; translated from the coding sequence ATGTATTTAAATGAAGTATTATCACTGGACTGCACAAAGACAGCAGTTCAGTGTACGAGCAAAAAACGCGCACTAGAAATTATTAGTGAAATTGCCGCCCAACATAGTGGTATAAATTCAAACAAACTCTTTGAATGCATGTTAAACCGTGAAAAAGTCGGGACAACAGGTATTGGTAACGGTATTGCTATTCCTCATGGCCGTATGATGGACAGTGATAAAGCGATTGCGGTTTTGCTTCAATGTGAACACCCTGTGGATTTTGATTCCATCGATAGCCGCCCAGTCGATATTATGTTTGCCCTTTTGGTGCCTGATGAGCAATGTAAACTCCACTTAAAAACCTTATCTCTGATGGCTGAAAAACTGAACGATAAAGCAACATTAAAGCAGCTTCGTCACGCAACATCAGATCAAGAACTCTATGACATCATGGTCAACAACTAA
- the mgtE gene encoding magnesium transporter, whose protein sequence is MAEQLEFELTHQTLQEVSEAIEDGRFVHVRRQLQDMEPEDIAHLLEASPHKSRDVLWQLTDPEDYGEILDELSEDIKDSIVSKMAPEKLAEATEGMDTDDVAYVLRSLPDDVSREVLDQMGSEDRERVETALSYSEDSAGGLMNTDVITIRSDVDVDVVLRYLRMKGKLPEATDALYVIDTEDKLIGHLSLTNLITAQPDVSVADLMDDADEAISVDTSATDVANLFERRNWVSAPVVNHEGQLVGRITIDDVVDVIREDAEHSMMSMAGLVDDEDTFAPVVKSVRRRSVWLGANVLAALAAASVSNMFEGTLAQMASVAVLMTIVPSMGGVAGNQTVALVIRGLALGHIGNTNQRSLLLKEASIGLLNGIMWALIIGGIVVLWKDSLILGLIMSAAMLANLLAAGIAGVTIPIFLKKMNIDPALAGGMALTTVTDMVGLSAFLGLATLMIKLHLI, encoded by the coding sequence ATGGCTGAACAACTAGAGTTTGAACTCACCCATCAAACCCTCCAAGAAGTCAGCGAAGCCATTGAAGATGGCCGCTTTGTCCATGTCCGCAGACAATTGCAGGATATGGAACCAGAAGATATCGCTCATCTTTTAGAAGCATCTCCCCATAAAAGTCGTGATGTCCTTTGGCAGCTTACCGATCCTGAAGATTACGGTGAAATTCTTGATGAGCTCTCCGAAGACATCAAAGATAGCATCGTGTCCAAAATGGCACCGGAAAAACTGGCTGAAGCAACAGAAGGCATGGACACCGATGATGTAGCCTATGTCCTGCGTAGCTTACCGGATGATGTCTCTCGTGAAGTTCTTGATCAAATGGGGTCTGAAGATCGTGAACGAGTAGAAACTGCACTTTCTTATTCTGAGGACAGTGCCGGTGGTTTAATGAACACCGATGTGATCACGATTCGCAGTGATGTCGATGTGGATGTTGTCTTACGTTATTTACGCATGAAAGGCAAACTACCCGAAGCAACTGATGCACTCTATGTTATTGATACTGAAGATAAGCTCATTGGCCACTTATCATTAACCAATCTAATTACCGCACAACCTGATGTCTCTGTTGCCGATTTAATGGATGATGCAGATGAAGCGATTTCCGTAGACACCAGTGCTACGGATGTCGCCAACTTATTTGAACGTCGTAACTGGGTTTCAGCACCGGTAGTGAATCATGAAGGTCAATTAGTAGGTCGTATCACCATCGATGACGTGGTGGATGTTATCCGTGAAGATGCGGAACACTCAATGATGAGTATGGCGGGTCTCGTCGATGATGAAGATACTTTTGCTCCTGTCGTAAAATCAGTACGTCGTCGTAGTGTCTGGCTTGGTGCCAATGTACTTGCCGCTTTAGCAGCTGCTTCGGTATCCAATATGTTTGAAGGTACGCTCGCCCAAATGGCGTCGGTTGCTGTATTAATGACTATCGTACCGTCAATGGGAGGTGTCGCTGGCAATCAAACGGTGGCACTGGTTATTCGTGGTTTGGCGCTTGGTCATATTGGTAATACCAACCAACGCTCACTGCTATTAAAAGAAGCTTCCATTGGATTATTAAATGGAATCATGTGGGCATTAATCATTGGCGGTATTGTTGTCTTGTGGAAAGACAGCCTTATCCTTGGGTTAATTATGTCAGCAGCAATGCTGGCGAACTTATTAGCGGCGGGTATTGCAGGTGTCACCATTCCAATATTCCTGAAGAAAATGAATATTGACCCCGCACTCGCTGGCGGTATGGCACTCACTACGGTTACCGATATGGTCGGCTTATCCGCATTTTTAGGGCTAGCAACATTAATGATTAAGTTACATCTCATTTAA